Genomic DNA from Hordeum vulgare subsp. vulgare chromosome 2H, MorexV3_pseudomolecules_assembly, whole genome shotgun sequence:
ATACGTAATTGGTGTTTCTAGTGATAACTCGAGGAGACTAGGAGCAATTACACTACTTCAGTGTGGGATCGCACTTCAGCAATATGACACTTTCAGTTACAAAGCATTGTAGCAGGCGTGATATAGCATATGAGCAATGTATGATAACACCTGTAATCGGATTTAAAGAACACTTTTGATGTAGGTGGTGCTGAGAGATTGATAGTTGACGCGGCATGTCAGCTTGCTGCCCATGGGCACGATGTTCACGTTTTCACATCACACCATGACAGAAATCGGTGCTTTGAGGAAACTGTCTCTGGTAAATCTCTGAACTATACCTATGTTATATTTCGCTGAAAGCCTGATAGACCTGTTTCTAAAATTCATCCATTATATCTCTCCTTCGCATTGATGTTTTTTAAGTGTTTGTGGCAAACTTGATCTGGAGTAACTGTTCTACGATATTTGCATGCTGATTCAATTCCTGCAAAATGTCCCATCAGTATTCTTTTTTGTTTTAATATCCCACATGTATATCATTGGGTAGTATTTATAGTAAACAATGCTTATAGTGTTTGTATACTAGTTTTAATGGACTTCTCTATCTGTTTTCCAGGTCTATTCCCAGTTACAGTATATGGAGATTTCCTGCCTCGCCATGTGTTTTACCGCTTTCATGCTATCTGTGCTTATCTTCGCTGCATTTTTGTTGCCCTCTGCGTGCTACTTTGGTGGCCCTCCTTTGACATCATATTGGTAGACCAGGTTTCTGTTGTGATTCCACTTCTTAAACTAAAGGCATCATCAAAGGTACTTATCTCTTATTTGAAGTGCTTTAGTGTGCTCTAATTGCAGCTATGTACTGAGGTACTTTCTTGTTGCATTTTCAGACAATTTTTTATTGTCATTTTCCTGATCTGTTGCTTGCACAACATACAACAATCCTTCGAAGGTTATATCGCAAGCCAATTGACATGATTGAGGAAGCTACGACTGGTATCGTCTTGTGCATCTAGAACTGTATCTCTACTTATGTTTTGACTTTCCTTTAATTATATGTTGAGACATCTACTGGCATTCTAATTGTAGCAGTCGTTCCTTTTTGCATATATTAGGTATGGCAGATTTGATTCTAGTCAACAGCAAGTTCACCGCGGCAACTTTTGCTAGGACTTTTTGTGGTCTTCATGCTAGAGGAATCGAGCCCGGTGTTCTATATCCAGCGGTCTCcgttgagcagtttcatgaacctCATGATTATAAGTAACTTCATGCTTGTATATCTCTTTGTGACTCATTTAGGTTTCATTCGTTCAGATTTTAGCATACAATTGCTAGCTGTCTCTCTTGTATTTTGTCCTCGTTCAGTTGTAGTGAAACTGAACTATCATCTTTCTGTCAGGTTGAATTTCCTCTCAATTAACCGGTTTGAGAGAAAAAAGAATCTTGGTCTAGCCATTTCAGCATTTGCTTTACTCCGGTCAGTTGTTTCTAAGCAACCTGGTGATGCAGAAGCAAGCTTAACAGTGGCAGGTGATGTTTGTTtatgtattattttccttcatttaTTCACAGGTTTAATCTTATTACATCTTGGGTTGTTAAACAATACTCCAGATTATTAACCACTGGCCACTATTTTCTTACATTTTAAATACTTAAGGTGGGTATGATAAGCGTCTCAAAGAAAACGTTGAATACCTTGAGGAGCTCAAAAGATTGGCAGTGACCGAAGGTGTTTCTGAACATGTTAAATTCgtgacatcttgttcttcatctgaaaGAAACGAGCTTCTCTCCAACTGCCTTTGTGTGTTGTACACTCCAAAGGTAAATAATGCCTACCCCATTTGCGCAAGACTTTTATCAATCTAAGCAGATTATTCTAATCCAGCCCTGCATGTCTCACACTACTACCACGTCCAGGACGAGCATTTTGGCATTGTTCCTCTTGAAGCCATGGCAGCATACAAGCCTGTAATCGCATGCAACAGCGGCGGTCCAGTGGAAACAGTAGTGAACGAAGCGACAGGTTTTCTATGCGATCCCTCCCCGATCGAATTTTCCAAAGCCATGCTGAAGTTTGTGAGCGATCACGATCTAGCGGTCCGGATGGGCAAACAAGCACGCGACCGCGTGGTGCGGGAATTCTCGACCAAGACGTTCGGCGACCTCCTGAACGGCTATGTCCTCAATGTCTACCACCAGAGGATCGAGTGATCTGAATCCGGTGTCGGCAGCGCCAAATGGAAGCCTTTTGAGTAGCACATTAACTTTATCCTTGTGACTTGTGAGTTCTGACTTTGATGTCCACACTTGGAAGCAAGTTAGCATGGCACTGCATGGTGATGGCGACATTGCATTATTGGCCTGTCTGTGATGAACTGATTTCCTTCTCGATCTCTGTATTATTCTCTCGGATAAATAAGGGTTTGACTGGTCAAATCTGAACAGTCGGGATCAGTTCTCACTTGCAACTGGCACTGTGTTAAGAACAATGTTTGAATGGAATCTTGTTGGTCATGGTAGCTGTGCCAATTATTTCCTGATGGCGCCCTTTTGTTAATTCGGTGAAGGATTGTGATTCATCCAACCACCGTATTCGGTATTTCTCCACGGTCTTGGAAAAATGTAAGCATGTGTAACTGCTACTGCTTGGACGCGAAAACAAGAAATATGATACCACAATGTCAAAATGGTGTGTGCAAACTGATCGAAGGTCAAAATGCTATGTGCTGaaccaagagttaaaatatggtgGGTGTCTTCTCGAGGAGAAACTCTCGAGTGTGAACAAGCAAGGTAAAACCCATCGATGTGCGTTCGTCAATGCGGTTCAGTCTGTCAGCGGCAAAACGTTGCTTCCGCTGAGAGGGAGCTGGGTTTTGCAAGGTCAAAAACCGTAGGAAAAAAAAAAACCAAAGTCTACGGCTCGCAGTATATTTTACTACCACGTAAATTCCTTTCCTGTAACTCAACGGCGAACAATAACAAATGCCTGACAGTGTTATTAGCATAGTAAATAACTTTCTTAACCCCGTAGCCCTAGGCCGGTGACGGTGGTGACGAGGGCGCGTTCATTTGTTTTCCCATATCGGATTCGTCAACGGATCTTAGCAGCTTCTTGATTGATTGATGATCCAGGAGCAGCTGTATATACGTGCTGATTGCGGCGGTTCTTCAGAAAAACAGGGGAAAATGCGGGGCGGTCAAACCGATCGGGACGCGTCCGTTGGTTGGACGACGACATGCCCGAAGCATAGCATGTGGGGGCCGGCCAGCAGACGCTCAAAGTCGCCGGGCGGGCGACGGCGAGAAACAACGGGCTGGGTTGGACATCACGGCGTGCTGCACGTCGGATCGGCAAGTGCCTGCTAACTAACTAGtattccctccgtctcaaaataaatgtctccCTTAATGCAATTTTGTACTACTAGGATTGGTACAAAGtcgagacacttattttaagatgGAGGGATCACGTATTTCAGTACGTATCGCGGGTGGTTATTCATGTGCAAGTTGGAGTAGCGGTACCATTTGTAGGCACGGATTTGGTGCGAGTTTTGGTCTACGCCTTTGAAAATCTGCGGATTTCGCTAGGTGGTGATGCAGTCATGGACAGCTTCAGGCCAACCGATTTAGTGCTTGCGTTTTGCAGGATAAATAAAGAAGCGAAGTAGAGCAGCCAAGCGACCCTTTGCATCCCAATACATTAAGCTCGGCCTGGCATTGTAAACGATAAATCGCGATGGTTAAAGGCAAGCGTTCTGCTTTGCAGATTGAGGTAAGCTGATGACGATCCACAAGAGACAGAGCACCTGTGAGCAAGTAGATCCTCGTGACCCATGCCCGAGCGTGGCAAGCATCGGCCAGCCAGTGTTTTGGTTGAGACTGCAGTGCACTTGTTGCTCGGCGTCTTGTTCTGGTTGCAATGGTTCTGGTTTCAACAGTGGGCAGGCAGACGGTGATGATCGGGAAAAGATACCGCAATGACATCAGACTCCCACCTAAACcgcgaaaaaaaaaggaaagagagctCATGAAATTGGCTCGTAGCACCTTGGCATCCATCCTCAGAGCACATGGGGAATTGCTTGGGTGGAATTTGGCATCAGCAATTGTGGATAAACTTTCACCGTGGGTTACAACTGAACCTTCCTTCTTTTTTTACGCGGAAAACCGAACCATTTACGGCGCTACTAGTGGTTAACTTAtgaattaaggtatatatattcTTTGATGAACAGGGTGGACGCATATACATATATAGTTAACTTAGGCATTAagaaatttgaatttttcaagaAACGCGCATCTTATAGTATATGGTATGCAGTGTGCCGCTCGCCATTTGGGAATCCGTGTTTAGAGGAGTTGAGGATCCGGCTGGAAAATTTGAATAGGAAAATGCCCGGTCATAGTCAAAGGAAACGCTCAACCGCTCTCTCGCCTCAACTTAACAATGAATGGAGCAAACATAAGAAGAAATGGAGCGGGGTTAGGAATAATTTAACACTAAAAAAACCCTGCTGTCATCACCGGCCACCTCCTCATCTTAACAGCTCCAACCTGCATCTAAAGTTTTCAACCCTAGGAAATAAAAATGAAGGATCCTCGAAAAGTAAAAAGATAagcagcagcagaagaagaagaagaagtaaacctCTCGTCTTCCTCTTGTTTCTGGCAACTTGGTGAGCGGCATCGATCATAATTCACTCCAAGTCGTTGGTAAATTTCCGCTCTAACCAACCGACGTGCTTGCTGATGGCCGGGTTGCTTCAGTCGACGCCCATCGAATCCATGTGGCTAAAAGTCATCGTCAAAACGCCGAAGGGTTAGCTCTGGGCGTGAGACGGAGTCTCTGGTTGCAGATCGTGGCAGCAACCCATATCGTGGCGccactttttttgtttttgttttggagGGAgccacattttgatgtatgtatagATATTTGCCAACCTTGCACTCAATATTTATGTTTGTGTACGCATCGCCTGCCCTCTGACTATTGACTCCGGAGTATTATTATACGCGCATACGCATCCACAGAAATCAA
This window encodes:
- the LOC123427873 gene encoding alpha-1,3/1,6-mannosyltransferase ALG2; this encodes MTAAAGVTGESSGTKTKKLKVAVIHPDLGIGGAERLIVDAACQLAAHGHDVHVFTSHHDRNRCFEETVSGLFPVTVYGDFLPRHVFYRFHAICAYLRCIFVALCVLLWWPSFDIILVDQVSVVIPLLKLKASSKTIFYCHFPDLLLAQHTTILRRLYRKPIDMIEEATTGMADLILVNSKFTAATFARTFCGLHARGIEPGVLYPAVSVEQFHEPHDYKLNFLSINRFERKKNLGLAISAFALLRSVVSKQPGDAEASLTVAGGYDKRLKENVEYLEELKRLAVTEGVSEHVKFVTSCSSSERNELLSNCLCVLYTPKDEHFGIVPLEAMAAYKPVIACNSGGPVETVVNEATGFLCDPSPIEFSKAMLKFVSDHDLAVRMGKQARDRVVREFSTKTFGDLLNGYVLNVYHQRIE